In the genome of Crassostrea angulata isolate pt1a10 chromosome 6, ASM2561291v2, whole genome shotgun sequence, the window TAAAATCTAATTCGATATTtatgttatctttttttattgattttaatataattatctCCAGTATCGATCTCtaattcatgtaaatttttcttgaaaatcaCTATTGTAGAAATAAATTGGGCCTGTCGTCCTTTAAGTCCTTTAGATACATATGTAATATGACATAAATGACTTATCATGTAAGTAAAATAGCGgcttaaaatgtattttaagagaaaaaatacaacaatGTCCATTACGTAAAAGGACAGGCTAGCAAGAGAAACCAAACTGGCAGAATCATACCGGTCATACTTGGAGTCATTTTCAGCGTGGGGTCTATTCTAGTGGTGGCACATTTTGCACTGAAACAAAAGTAAGTTTTCGCTTGTTTATTTGTTGAACAATGTGAGTTAATGCTCATCGCTAATCTATGCATATTTATTGGTATATTTTAAAGTTGTCAGATCAAAAGAATCTGTCCGATGGCTATACTTTTCGCAATGATGTTAATTAGTCAACCTGCGTTACTTGGCACCCCGTTCTGGAAGGTTATTTCCATCAAATCtaaaattgaattgatttgttccattttatttatttacttttttgtattACCAAGATTCAAGGTACCTGAAGACATTTAACCCCCATTGGCAAGATTACAGTTATTAAAACATTAGTGCTACCTTTGTTGAATCATATACTAATGTCTATCCCAAACCCGCCTGTCCTTTATTGTAAAGAAGATTGATATTTGAAACGAATTTTTAAATGATCTCGGGAATTatgatttttagccgggctctgctgaaagcagagtcctggctgtaggcagtcaaatcgccaatgttactataaatagcaaaacttcaaaagtaaacaaaaaaccaaacaccgtcaaagtaaaagcttccgctatacaaaatagttacacaaagatcCACGTTTGTCAacagtgttggcattttgtttctttttttttatttcgagagaattgtctactttttttagttttctattaataacgtgttttaaaaacaagactgtgcattttggacacatacaattcgcatgaatttccatgaactactttgctgtacgttgaagaaatggggatagAATaaataacgcttgttgcaaaattcaaagcagcaactgttgaattttttctactagacatatttttgtttatagccacTTACAAAATTgtgtcgctctctgacgctttgccgacattaaaagcatcagagagagagagagagagagagagagagagagagagagagagagagagattttttcagtctgtactacacaatatgcataaagacactcCAAAacagcccggctttcagtactccAGACCTTTGATTTACTCTGGTGAATAAATCTTGAAATAACCGTCATCGTCAtgcaaaatttgaaaagttgACAAGTTTGAttaattaaagctgcttggtccgattttatatcaaattttatgcacgcttttaaacgatggctatgcttagtatatgtataataatagacattgcagtagttctacccgtcaattatgccaaaattcaatgaagaaaaatacgtacaaaatttgctaacaaaacaaacgacattaaaaggtaccgcgttatttcgcctcatgttaaatttcacccctgacgacgagacgggtatggttgtattacgactttgacatcgctttaaataaaggtcgaaatgatcagacaaattacaaataaacatttgtacgttttgttcgctaatatttccaaagtctgctttctttacaatcgatgcatagcatgcgggttgaagaaccccaatcattcgggggacgaaaccaagcggtttccttttctaaacatttccGTGATGcaatttggtttgttttttcgtttgcccaaagagaaattatttttatttactttgaatatttctaactttgaaaggagactgattctgctggtgtaaataggagaaagtccataactttctaagataaatgatttgtatggaaaacattttgatactgtaattacaaaaaaatcggaccaagcagctttaatattTTAATCCAATGAAACACAAAGACGTTTAGGCAGATTTCAGAATGACATCTTATCAGATaattttaacttctttttttccAGGCAATACCTTCTGAGAAAGCAAATCTcaggtaaataaaaatatctaaaccataaaaaatcaaatcatatcgatcagtttttattttttcactcttttaaattttcaacataaaatctttgactttcataatacaaaataaattttttttcataatacttTGTAAGGCCCcaaaattacatttgaaatacatatagTGAACTAAATCAGCTACTACGTTCGACAATGTTTGTTAGGTGAGCGATGGGCCTAATGGgcctttaaattacatttatatctttttttaggGTTAAGTTCAAACATTCAAAACGTGATTGACGATGGTTCTGAAGAGTCTGGTGAGGATTATTCTCAGATGACGAGAGCATCAAACAATTACAACGTCCTGAGCTTCAACAGAAAATTTAATGCCATTTCCACAGTCAACGCCACTGACGAAGAAGATTTCTACGATGATACAAGCACTGGTGTTACATGTTCATCAAATAACGGTACAAATAATGGCCAAGATAACTACGTGACACTGGCCCTGACAAATAATCACGTGTTACCCATCATAAGAGATAATATCAAGGAAGTTCAGAACAAATGTCAAACTGTTGGCAATACAGAAACGTGTGAATCCGGGGATACCTATGTCACTCTTATCCCTAATCATATGTCCAATGCGACAAGGAAGCTATAGTACATTCTGACACCCTAAACAATTCAAGATCACAAGAGTCAGTATTGTCATAGTAAACAACTGttggtgttaaaaataaaagttcacTACTATTATTTCAAAAGTATCTTAGTATCGAGTAATGCAAAACATATAAATGGTGTAATTTGTACAGTGTAAGTATACGTTTTAATTGAAATTCctgtaatacaattaaaaaaaattcatatacaaTAGTCCttgtttttcatcttttttagcTCATTTGAGTTTAAAGTTTATGAAGGCCACGCTCTGCGGGTAGCCTTAGTGATCAGTATCAGTCCGTTCGCCCGTCCGTCTTATATCACTTGTccagagcatatcttctctcctcTTGGCCCACTCTGGCTCAAACGtcacccacagagtgcctttCCATAAAGGGTGTGTATTGACTTTGAACCAAGTTTTTGACCAAGTTTAAGAACAAAGCTGAGTTAAATGAAAACTCTTTGTTCAGATCAAAAATTCTCTCCTCTTGGTCCAATCTGGTTCATTCTTTACCAAAATAGCACCAGTGGGTAAACGGTGTCCAGTGTTCTTGAATGAAGTTTCTAGGTCGAGTCATGGTCATATCAGATTACACAaagtctttttttcaaaatatttatattcaattCCCCTTAGCTctatctggctcatacttcacataaacagagcttttgagtGAAGGGTGTGGAGTCCTGTGGTGGCATCAATATTCGTGGAATATCAGTTatcgtggatttcgttattaaGTTGTTCCATGATTTTAAGTGTTCAGTGAAGcacaatttctatttacattttgtattgaaaggggtcattggccacgaatttacgtatccttgaaactgattttcactttatccacgaaaattgatacccttgaatattaatgaaaccacagtatataagGTTATATACGTAGTAAAGGTCAAAGCACATCTCCTTTAAATTCAGTTTTCGACTTTAAATTATTTCCCAGTGGCTTAATCTTCTTCAGATAAAACCGAAAAATGCATAAAGGCTTGAATAACAGTGTTTATGTCAAGTGaaaaatttcaaggtcataGGTTAAGGTCAAAGAAAAATCctctaaaatgtttttcatgtATTATTTCAGCGacgccctttgaaatgttcacaatTTTAACAACATTTAGTTGTAATTACTGTGGCTTTATTGGTATTAACGAAATGTTAATTTACTTATTAGATATACCCTGTGGTGTATTTCGGATTTATAATAACTACAGTATGGGGTTCACTGTTATATTGTACTGCGTATTGATATAATAAAAGTAGTTCTACAATGGCGATCACACGTGTTGGCTGAGTTTTGGGTATAACACAACATAATGGGCGACGAGGACGGTGAAAGACACACACTGACACAGAATGGGTGAGGAAGGACAACAATTCATACAGATGAGATCGTCATCCATCGGTAAGATTGAATCATTCGACGAATTAATCGAAACATGGGATGTTTACACGGAACGTGTTGACCTCTACTTCCGCGCTAACGGGGTATCAGCAGATTTATTAGTACCTTCATTCTTAGCAGTAATAGGAGCTAAAACGTACGGACTATTAAAGAACATTGTTGCACCAACTAAACCTGCAGATCTTACATACGAACAAATTCTGCAACATTTAAACAGACATCTCTTCCCAAAACCGTCCGTTATCGCGGAGCGATTTCGGTTTCACAAGCGTGAACAAAGATCTAATGAGACTGTTCTTATATATGTAGATGAACTCAGAAAATTGTCCATTCACTGTAACTTCGGAGAGACTTTGAATGATACTATAAGAGACAGATTTGTTTgtgggataaaaaatgaatcgGTACAGAAGAGAGTGCTGGCTGAATCAGCACTTACCCTGGATGGAGCAATAAAAATCGCGCATGCGATGGAAACAGCAGGACGGGATGCCACGGAACTACGCGAACAGCGGAACACCAGTGCCACAGTACACAAAGTCGGAAGTCAGAAATCGAAACCTAAACCACAGATGAAAAACATTCACCTGCATCACAGCAACATAAGGACAGTCATAGACCATGTTGGAGGTGTGGATATGATCACAATGTGAAATCTTGTAAACATTTGCACAGTATTTGTCACTATTGATCAAATGAAGGCCATATTGAGAGAGCATGTTTCAAGAAGAAGAAGGATTTAGACAAGAAACCAAGAAAAAGGGTGAACTACttagatgatgatgatgacaatGATGAACATCAATTTGAACCTATACTACATGTGCATTCTGTGAACAATGTGAGGAAAGTGGATCCGATTATACTTCAGCTAATGATCAAAGGACAACAAATTGACATGGAACTTGATACTGGATCATCTCTCTCCATCATACCAGAGACGTTCTATGGGGAAAATCTTAGTGATGTTCCACTTCAAAAGACCAGAATCAAGCTAAATACTTTTTCGGGTGAGAGCATTAATCCCTTGGGCATGGTACATGTACCGGTGACGTTGAATAAACAGCAGAAAAATATGGACTTGATGGTTGTTGCTCAGAAAGGACCAGCACTATTTGGGCGTGAAGGACTTTTACATTTTCAAGTGAACTGGCATGAATTCAAAGTACTGAAGCTACAACAATCTACACGGAAAACAGACGCGGCATTGAAGGAGATTCTCGACAAACATAAAGCTGTCTTTGGATCAGAGATCGGAAAATTGAAAGGAACCACAGCTACATTGTACCTGGAAGACAATGCCCAACCAAAATTCTGTAAAGCTAGACTCGTGCCCTATTCACTGAAGCCAAAGGTTGAGTAAGAACTTCAGCGTCTGGAAAAAGAAGGCATTATTAAGCCTGTTACTCACAGTAAATGGGCTTCACCAGTGGTGCTAGTAGTAAAGAAGAATGGAAAAGTACGTCTTTGTGGGGACTACAAGGTAACCATAAACCCAGTCATGAAAGTCGACCAGTATCAATTACCTCGAATCCAAGACATATTCGCCTCACTCGCGGGAggaaagaaattttcaaagataGACTTGACTCAAGCTTACAACCAGATGGAAGTTGATGAGGCGACAAGAGAATTGATGACAATAAACACACAGAAGAGCTTGTACCAGTATACACGCTTGCAGTTCGGAGTAGCGGCAGCCCCTGCAATATGCAACGTGCAATAGAACAAGTGTTACAAGGGGTACCGTTTACATCTTGTGTTTTAGATGACATGATCATTAGTGGGAAAACAGATGAAGAACACCTTGCAAATCTTGACGCGGTTTTAGAGCGCCTAGAGAAGTTTGGTCTACGAGCGAACCTTAACAAATGCGACTTCTTTCAAACACAAGTGTCTTACTGCGGTCACATGATCTCCGAAGAAGGATTAAAGAAGTCACCAGACAAAGTCAATGCAGTACTTAAAGCACCTAGACCAGAGAACCTACAGCAACTACGGTCATTCTTGGGATTAGTCAATTACAACCGTTCCTTTTTACCAAACCTGTCAACAGTCCTAGGTCCACTGAATGAACTTTTGCAAGGAGAGAAAACATGGAAATGGACAAAACAGTGTGAACAAGCCTTCGCTGAAGTTAAGGAGTTGATGACGTCAGAGCAAGTTCTTTGTCATTATGACCCACACAAGCCTGTCAAGTTAGCCTGTGACGCTTCTCAATATGGGCTTGGTAGTGTACTTTCACATGTCATGGATGATGGTACAGAAAGACCCATAGCATTCGCTTCAAGATCACTTACAAAGGCTGAAAAGGCATATTCTGAAATCGACAAGGAAGCCTTAGCTTTATATTGGGGAGTAGTCAAATTTCACACTAAC includes:
- the LOC128189460 gene encoding uncharacterized protein LOC128189460 encodes the protein MGMYVCLVFCFLCVDTFIGIKFGDQGVCQGSVTKLKCCTDYIYHPQSDDCRPCIGTFGDNCDGGPCLDGYYGHGCRGVCNCTKQQECDRFIGCVNSTGTLFSSQKKYNNVHYVKGQASKRNQTGRIIPVILGVIFSVGSILVVAHFALKQKQYLLRKQISGLSSNIQNVIDDGSEESGEDYSQMTRASNNYNVLSFNRKFNAISTVNATDEEDFYDDTSTGVTCSSNNGTNNGQDNYVTLALTNNHVLPIIRDNIKEVQNKCQTVGNTETCESGDTYVTLIPNHMSNATRKL